The Methylomonas sp. UP202 DNA window AATTTCTAGGGTTGCCAATAACCGCTCATTGGCCGATCTTGGACATGGGTGCGGCAGGTTAGCTTGTATCGCCTGTCGCCATATCCGCTGTTATTTGTCCGGGCTGGCCGTCGGCAAGCGCATCAGCACAAGCACCAACACCACTCCAGGCAGACCGATCACGGCTGAATACACGAAAAAAGCATGGTAACCGAACTGCGCGACCACTTCGCCGGAAATACTGCCGATCAATTTGGCCGGCAAGGTCATCAACGAGCTGAACAAAGCGTATTGGGTGGCGGTGTAAGCCGTATTGGTCAGACTGGACAGATAGGCGATGAAAGCCGCCGAGGCAATGCCGCCACTAAGGTTGTCGGCACTGATGACGCCGGCCAATAAGCGGGTATCTGGCTCGACGACCGCCAATGCGGCGAACAGCAAATTGGTGGCGGCTACAATCACGGCCCCGAGCAGCAGCGGTCGCATGATGCCGAACTTCATCACCAGCACCCCGCCCAGCGAAGTACCGAGGATGGTCATGAAAAAGCCAAAAATTTTGCTGACGTCGGCAATATCCTTTTTACTGAAACCCAGTTCCAGATAAAAGGGGTTTGCCATCACGCCCATCGCGATGTCGCTCATCTTGTAAACCGCGATCAGCAGTAATATCAGCAACCCGGTTCTGCCGTTTCGCTGGAAAAACTCGACAAACGGACTAAGCACCGCGTCCGACAACCAACCCGTCAATCGCTTGAGGGGCGAAGACAAATCGGCAATACCCAGCGCCGATTCGAGCGATGCTTCCAGCTGCCGTTCTTCAGCCGCTTGCTTGTGAGACGGCTCTTTGACCAACAGCGTCGTGATGATGCCCAACAACATCGACGCGGCCATGACCTGGTAAGCCAATCGCCAACTGGCGAATTCTGCGATATAAAAAACACCGGCTCCGGCGGCCAATAGCGACAAGCGATATCCAAATACATACATGGCGGCCATCGCGCCTTGAAAGCGGACAGCGGCCGCCTCGATTCGATAGGCATCGATGGCGATATCCTGGGTCGCCGAGCAAAAAGCCACCAATACGGCCAGCAATGCGACATCCGCCAAGTGACCCACCACATCCGCGCCGCTGATCGCCCATAGGCCGGCCGCGATGCCGAGTTGCGCGCTCAGTATCCAACTACGCCGCCGCCCTAGCCAGGAATCCAAAAGTGGTAGCGGCAAACGATCGACCACCGGCGCCCACAACACTTTGACGGAATAAGCGACGCCGACCAAGCTGAAGTAGCCGATGACCGACAAATCGACGTGTTCGTCGGCCAGCCAAGCGGAGAGCGTGGTCGAAATCAACGAAAAAGGCAGGCCGGCCGAAAAACCCAGAAAGATCATCGCCGCGACCCTCGGCCGGGTATAAACAAAAAAAGCGCTGTGCCAACTACCAGAGGTGTTTGACACGCGCTTTCCTTGGTTTACAACGACAATCCGACCGACGGCGCTTAGCCGTTGATCAGATAATGGGTCAAAATACTGGCCGCATAGCCGGCGGCGATAACCGGCGTCCATTTCAAGTGACTGAAGAAGGTGTACTTATGATTTGACTGCCCCATCAGCGCCACACCCGCGGCCGATCCGACCGAAAACAGCGAACCGCCGACGCCAGCCGTCAATGTCACCAACAACCATTGGTACAAGTCCATGTCCAGATTCATGTTCAGCACCGCGAACATCACCGGAATGTTATCGACGACGGCGGATATCACACCGACCAGGATGTTGGCGGTGGTTTGGCCCAAGCCGTCGTACATCGCGCCGGACAACAACTCCAGATAGCCAATGTAACCAAGTCCGCCGACCGCGAAAACCACGCCAAAGAAGAACAGCAACGTATCCCACTCGGCTTCTTTCACTTTATTGAAGATATCGAAGCGCGAGCCGTCTTCGTTGGGGAAGCGAACCTTCAGGCTATAACCGTACAACATCAGGATGGACAAACCCAGCATCATGCCCATGAACGGCGGCAGATGCAAAAACTGTTTAAAGCTGACAGCCAAGCCGATGGTGACGCCGAACAAACCACAAACCACCCAGCCGCCGGGTTTCAATTGAACCGCCGCTTCGTTGGTCGCTTCTGGTTGCCCGTTGGGTACCGCTTGCGCCATGAAAAACGCCGGCACCACGAAATTCACGACCGAAGGAATGAACAACTTGAAGAAATCGAAAAATTCGGCATAACCTGCTTGCCAAACCATCAGGGTCGTAATGTCGCCGAATGGGCAAAACGCGCCGCCGGCATTCGCGGCAATCACCAAATTGACGAAACCGACCGCGACGAATTTTTCGTTATCCGCGCCGACCGCCATGACCACGGCACCGACCAGCAAGGCAGACGTCAGATTGTCGGCTACCGAGGACAGGAAAAAGGTGATGATACCGGTGATCCAGAACAGCTGTTTGTAGCCGAACTGCTTTCTGATCAACCAGGATCGTAACGCTTCGAAGACGTTGCGCTCGGCCATCGAATTGATATACGTCATCGCCACCAGCAGGAACAGCATCAATTCGGCGTATTCCTTGAGGTCGTGCTCGAATGCGCTGTGCAGCTCTTCGCCGGATACGCCGGCGTCGTGAGCCAAAATCGCCACGTGCGCCCAAATGACCGCCGCCGCGAATATGACCGGTTTCGATTTACGCAAGTGCGTAAATTCCTCGGCCATCACGAAACCGTATGCAACCAGGAAAATCAGAACGGTATAGACGCCCCGCTCGGTTCCGGTCAGCCCCAGATTCTTAAATTCTTCGGCCATGGCGAGTTCCGGTAGGAACAACAAACCGGCCAAAATCAATAATGCGCGCAACAAGATAGCCCCCTTATCCTCTATATGTTCTAGTCGTTATCAAAAGCGGAAAAATCTAACCGGGCATGGTACCACTATACAATATTCTTTGTCATTTAATCCCAGCGAGTATAATATTCAATTACCTATCAAATTAGTCAGTAAAGCGATCCGCCCACCTAAATGTATCAATACAATCAAAGAGATCAAACACTTATCGAAGAGCGAGTCCGGCAGTTCCGCGGGCAGACCGAACGATTTTTGAACGGGGAATTGGACCCCGATCAGTTCCGCGCGCTACGCCTGATGAACGGCCTTTATATCCAAACGCACGCGCCAATGTTGCGCGTCGCGGTGCCTTACGGATTGCTGTCGTCTCGACAATTACGCAAACTTGCGTCGGTGGCGCGCGACTACGATCGCGGCTATTGCCATTTTACGACACGCCAAAACGTTCAATACAACTGGCCGGAACTGTCCCGAGTACCCGATTTACTCGCAGAGCTCGCGACCGTGCAAATGCATGCGATTCAAACCAGCGGCAACTGCCTGCGCAACACCACCTCGGATCATTTGGCAGGCATATGCCGGGACGAGATAGAAGATCCGCGCCCTTATTGCGAACTTATTCGGCAATGGACAACCTTGCACCCCGAGTTCGCGTATTTGCCGCGTAAATTCAAGATCGCGGTCAGCGGCGCTGGTCATGATCGCGCCGCCGTGCAATTCCACGATATCGGGGTCTACCTGATAAAAAATGAGCAGGGTGAAACCGGCTTTAGAATTTTGGCGGGTGGCGGCTTGGGCAGAACGCCGATTATCGGTCAAACCGTCAAAGGCTTTCTGGAGAAAAAGCATTTGCTGTCCTACCTGGAAGCCATTGTGCGGATTTACAACTTGTTTGGTCGGCGCGACAACAAATACAAGGCCCGCATCAAGATCCTGGTCAAGGAAACCGGATTGGAAAAATTTACGGCGATGGTCGAGGAGGAATGGCTCAGAATCCGTGATTCCTTGGTGCTCGGCGACGAGCGTATCGAGGAAATCAAGGCCCAATTCGCGCCGCCACCCTACCGCGACTTTACTGGGGACGACACCGGCTTTTCGACGAAACAAGCCGAGGACGGCCGTTTTGCGAAGTGGGTGAAGCACAATACCGTCGAGCACAAAATCCCTGGCTATCGCGGGGTTTACGTGTCGTTGAAGGCGCCGGATTCGCCGCCCGGCGACATTACCTCGGAACAACTAGACGCATTGGCAGAGCTTGCCGATCGCTTCAGCTTCGGCGAAATCAGAAGCACGCACCGGCAAAATCTGGTGCTGGCCGATGTCGAGCAAGCCAGTCTGTACCAACTCTGGCGGCAATTGGACGCGCTTAAGCTAGCCACGCCGAATATCGGCACCGTCACCGATATGATCTGCTGCCCAGGACTGGACTTTTGCTCGCTGGCCAACGCCGGATCGATCGGCGTGGCCAAGGAAATCAACGAAGCCCTGGATGATATCGATTACATCCACGACATCGGCGACCTGAAGATCAATATGTCCGGCTGCATGAACGGCTGCGCCCATCAAAGCGTCGGCCACATCGGCATTCTAGGCGTCGACAAGCATGGCGAAGAGTGGTACCAAATCACGCTCGGCGGCTCGTCGGAAAATGACGCGGCGATCGGCGAACGCCTGGGTCCGGCAATCGCCAAAGCCCAAATCACGGCCGCGATCACAACGATACTCGATGTCTACTTGCAACTGCGTCAGGAAAACGAAGCTTTTCTGCAAACCGTCTACCGCGTTGGCCTGGAACCATTCAAAGCAAAAGTTTATGCAAATCATTAAAGACCGTACATTAACCACGGACGCCTGGCGGTTTCTCGCTGACGATGCCGAGATCCCCGGCGATAGCGACGTCACCGTGACTCTTCAACGCTGGCTGAACGACAAAGCCGTCCTTTCCGGCCGGACAGGTCAAACCGGCGTGCGCATCGAGCCTGATGACAATATCGGCGACCTCGCCGGCGACCTACCCAATTTTTCGCTGATCGAGGTGGATTTCCCAACCTTCACGGACGGCCGAGGCTTTTCCCTGGTCCGGTTGTTGCGCGATAAATACGGGTACAGGAGCGAAATCAGGGCTGTCGGCCAATTTTCGGCGGATCAGGTTTTTTACCTTTCCCGCGTGGGCGTTGACACTTTCGCGCTAGCGGATGAAGCGCAAGCCCAAGTCGCCTTGGCAGCGTTTAACGATTTTAGCGTTACCTATCAACCCTCGGCTCGTTGAAGCCACCCACACTACTACTCGGGGCGGACGTTTAAACGCCGCGCCGTAAACAAACAAAAACCCGGCGACCTCTCGGCCAGCCGGGTTTTTTATGCGACTACGCAGCCGCCTACTTCTTGATGATGGCGATGCCTTTCAGCAAATTCAGCGCCTCATGCAACGGATAGTCACGCACTTCGGTTTCAGTGTCGCTACCGTCTTTTTGCAATACGTCCTTGGCGTCTTCTTTATCGTCCTCATCCGCTTTTTTATCCGGTTTCGCATTCCCGTTGGTCAAATGGTGGGTCAAATCAGCCTCCTTGATCGACTCCAATTTGGCCTTATCCAACGCCTCCAGCTTGAAGCGGGCCAGCGTGACGTCGGGTTCGATACCTTCCGCCTGGATGGACCGACCCGAAGGCGTGAAGTAACGGGCCGTTGTCAGCTTCACCGCCGCGCCATTGCTGGTAGGCAATATGGTTTGCACGGAACCCTTGCCGAACGATTTTTCGCCCATGATGATCGCGCGCTTATGGTCTTGCAGCGCTCCTGCAACAATTTCGGATGCCGAAGCCGAGCCGCCGTTAATTAGCACGACGATGGGCGCGCCGTTAATAACGTCATCCGGCGTCGCATTAAAACGCATTTCCGAATTCTTGATTCGGCCTTCGGTATAGACGATCAGACCGGACTCGATAAAGGCATCGCTGACATCGACCGCGGCGTTCAACACGCCGCCGGGGTTATTGCGCAAATCCAACACCAAGCCTTTCAGCGGGCCTTCGTTTTCTTTCTTCAATTCGTCCAGTGCGTCCAGCAAGCCTTGGCCGGTGCCCGATTGAAAACTGCTGATCCGCAAGTAGCCGTAGTTTTTCTCCAGCAAACGGTTTTTGACGCTTTTAACCTTAATGATGTCGCGGGTCAGCGTAAATTTCAACGGTGCTTCCTCTCCTTCGCGGATGACCGTTAGCACGATGTCGGTGCCCGGTTCGCCGCGCATCACTTTCACGGCATCCGCCAACGTCATTCCCTTGACCGGCTTGTCATCCAAGCGAACGATCAAATCGCCCGCCTTGATGCCGGCCTTTTGAGCCGGCGTATCGTCGATCGGCGAAACCACTTTCACAAATCCGTTCTCCATCCCGACCTCGATGCCCAGCCCACCGAATTGACCGGTCGTACCCTCTTGCAGCTCTTTATATTCCTCGCTGGCCAGATAAGCCGAATGCGGATCGAGGCCGGACAACATGCCGCGAATCGCATCCTCCAGTAACTTTTTATCGGATACCGGTTCGACGTAATCCTGTTTAATCCGCCCGAAAATCTCGGTAAAGGTTCTCAACTCGTCGAACGGCAACGATTGCAGGTCGTCGGCCTTGGCCGCCGCCGGCGCGGGCTTTTCCGCCCAAACGCTGCTGCACAAGCTAATCGCCGAACCTAAGATAAAGCCGACCAGTAAAATTAAAAGATTTCTGTTATTTAACATTTGTATTAAAGCTCCAACGACCTGATTCCTGTAAATAGATTAACCCTTGGCTGGCTTCCGGCACCACTGTGCTGGGTCGACGGGCCGGCCTTGCTTCCTGATCCCAAAATACAACGCCGCCTGAGAACGTCCGCCGCTGCGCCCAACCGAAGCCAAGACTTCGCCGGATTTGACATGATCGCCAACACTCTTGTGCAAACTTTGGTTGAACGCGTACAAGCTTAAATAGCCGTGCCCGTGATCGATGATGATCATCAATCCGTAACCGCGCAGCCAATCGGCATAAACAACCCGGCCGGCGGTAATTGCCCGAATTTCGGCGCCTTCGGGCGCACTGATTACCACGCCATCCCAGGTGGTTTCGTACCGACGTGACCCGAAATGCTCGACGACCGCGCCTTGCACCGGCCAAGGCAACCGACCTTGCAACTCCGGGAAGGGTTGACGCCCCGCCTCCGGTTCCTTGACGGAGCGAATCTGCTCCGGAGGTTTTCCAGGCTGTTTGAGTGGGCTTGGTGCCGGAGGTTCCGGCGCCGGCGGGGCGACTCTCTCGGCATTATCATCAGTTTTTTGCAACGATGCCACCAACGCCTGTAATTTTTTCTCGTCGCCGATTAAACGATCCAATAAATGCCGCTTTTCGGCGTGTTCTTTTTCCAGGCTCGCCAATAATTGCTCGCGCTGGACTTTCAGCGTCCGCATGGTCTCGGCCTCCTCCTGTTTCTTCTCGAGCGAGACTCGCAGCAGTTGGGATTCGGTGTCGTTTCGCGCTTCTAACTGCCCGAGAATCCGACTATCCTCCGCGATCGCGTGCAGTTTCTGTAAGCGCGCCTTGCCGATATAGTCCGAATACACCCGCATCCGCCCAGACAGAGCCGGGTCACGCTGGTTCAGCACGACTTGTAAGCCTTTACTGTCTCCGCCCATCGCGTAGACCGCACGGATCAATCCCGCCAATCCTTTTTCCTGACTACGCAGATCTCTTTGAGTGTCGGCGAGTTTGGTTCGTATCTCTTGCAGCGATTGTTCATGCGCCTTGATCTCCACGCGAATGGTGCGTAACGCGTTGGCAGCCTCGCCATATTGCCGTTCCAGTGTTTGCAGTTGATCTAGCAATCGACTTTTTTCCGCTTCCAGCTCGCGTACGTCGCCGCCGACGTGTTGAATCTTGTCATGAATCTCGGCCAAATCTCGGCTATCGGTATTCTCGGCACGAACCGGAATTGCCAGGCTCAATCCTGCCAGAAGAATCGACAAACGCAGGCAAACACGCATGGTTCAGGCCATAACCCGAAAAAGATAGGACGCTCGCATCAAAACAGGCGCGCTCGGCATATGTTCCCGAATATTAGGCGCCATCCTTGCCCCTTGCCGTCCAACCGGAAGCCAAAATCCCCGCGGTTTTACACTTCACCATTCATGGACCATTTATCTGTAACGAAAAATCGCGCCGCCATTTAACGGATTTGCACGAAGACTATATTTTGGCAGCCATGAGCCAAGGTATTGAATTCGAAGGCTCACTCTGTTAGATTTGCACGCCTTTGACTGCTGCGGTTTCTGGCGATAGGCCAAAGGCTTGTGCTTCGGCATTATACAGCACAGAGATGGTGTCATCGCTTGAAAGCACCTGACTCGCCGCCCAATTCTTAGCTCATTTCGGGATCAATGGAAGAAATAGACCACAGCAATTCCTACGACGACCAGGACATCAGTCGCGCCGCCTGCTGCTTGAAAGCGATGTCTCACCCGTTACGCCTCAAAATTCTTTGCGTGTTGGGCAGCAACTCAATTAGCGTCCAGGATATTGTGGAGCAGGTCGGCACCAGCCAGAGCAACATTTCCCAGCATTTGGCCATTTTGCGGGATAAAGGCATCCTTGATTACAAAAAGGAAGCAAACCGCGTTTACTATTTTATCGACGACGAACGCGTAATACACCTGATCCAAATGATGCGCAGCGTGTTTTGCAGCACTTGAATTTTAGTTTCCGAAACCTCAACAGAATTTAACGATGGACCAATATATCGAATTTGCCACCAACCACTATTTGCTTGCCTTTTCGCTGGTCTGCGTCATTTTTTTGCTGATCCAGGATTTGATTTCCAACTCGTTCAATAAATTCGAAAGCATCTCCCCGCTGATTGCGGTGACCAAGATGGACAATACCAACAGCGTGGTGGTGGATGTCCGGGAGTTGAACGAATTCGGCAAAAGCCACATCGAGAACGCCATTAACATCCCATTAGGCAAACTGGAGGAGAAGCTGGCCTCGCTGGAAAAACACAAACAACACCCGGTAATCGTCACCTGCCAAACCGGCGCGCGTTCGGCGGCGGCATGCAAGACGCTGACCAAGGCGGGTTTCGAACAAGTATTTAACATGACCGGCGGAATGCAATCCTGGGAAGACTATAAACTGCCGGTCAAAATCAGCAAAACTCAATCCTAACCCACAACACCGAAGGGAAACTCATGGCCGAAATCAACGCCCAGACCGACAAGCAGTTCGTCATTCAAAAGATTTATACCAAGGACATTTCTTTTGAAACCCCCAACGCGCCGAAAATCTTTACCCAGAAATGGGAACCCACGCTGGACTTGAACCTGGGCACCCATGTCAACGCGATAGACACCTCGGTTTACGAAGTGTCGCTGACCTTGACGGTTACCGTCAAAGTGGGCGAGGCCACCGCATTTTTAGTTGAAGTCAATCAGTCGGGCATTTTCATGATCGCCGGATTCACCGATCAGGAAATGGGGCCGATGCTAGGCAGCTTCTGTCCCAACATTTTGTTCCCTTACGCTCGAGAAGTCATTTCCGACTTGGTCAGCAAGGGCGGCTTCCCACAATTGATTCTGGCTCCGGTCAATTTCGACGCGCTGTATATGCAGCAATTACAACAAGCTCAAGCTCAGCAAGCTCCTGAAGATAAAACCTTAAACTAAGCCGTTTTAATGCCGCCCGCGATCAGCATATTCGGTGCCGGTTCATGGGGAACGGCTCTGGCGATTCAAGCCGCCAGAAACGGCAGCGCCACCATGCTGTGGGCTCACAATCCACGGCATGTGGCCGACCTAAATACCGATCGGCAAAACCGGCGCTATCTGCCGGACAAACCGTTTCCGGCCAACCTGGCCGTCACCAGTAATCTGAAACAGGCGGTTGAATTCAGCGACATTTTGCTGATATCGGTTCCCAGTCACGCGTTCCGGGACACTTTGACCGCAATCAAGCCGATGCTAGACGAGTCGCCGAAAATTGCCTGGGCGACTAAAGGCTTTGACGGCGCGGAAGGTGCGTTACTCAGCGATGTTGCCGCCGACGTTCTGGGGCATGGCGCGGCGACGGCGGTACTATCGGGCCCAACCTTCGCTCGGGAAGTCGCCGACGACCTACCCACCGCGCTCACCGTTGCATCGATTTCCGAACCTTTCGCGGCCGAACTGGCCGGAATTCTCCACAATCAACGCTTTAGAGTTTATACCAGTACCGACATCGTCGGCGTGCAAGTCGGCGGCGCGTGTAAAAATGTCCTGGCGATAGCGGCCGGCATTGCCGACGGCTTGGGATTTGGAGCGAATACGCGCTCCGCGTTGATTACCCGCGGCCTTAGCGAAATTATCCGCCTCGGCATTCGCTTGGGCGGCCAGCCGGATACCTTCATGGGTTTGGCCGGTCTGGGCGATTTAATTCTAACTTGCACCGACGACCAGTCGCGCAATCGCCGCTTCGGATTAGCCTTGGGACAGGGTAAGAGCCAAAGTCAGGCGCTGGCCGACATTAATCAGGCCGTGGAAGGTATCTCCGCCGCGCGCCTGACCCAAACTCTCGCACAAAAACATCTCGTCGAAATGCCCATCACCGAGCAGGTTTACAACGTATTGTTCAATCAGCTCGCTCCGCTACAAGCCGTTCAAAATCTGCTGGGTCGTAATCCGAAGTCGGAATATTGACCTGTCGCACCGACCTCCCGGTCATCAATACGCAATTCATTTTAAAAACAGGGGTATTACGCCCCACGGATTGTGCGTTGCCTAACAAATTCCCGTTAAGGTTTTGATAAAAATCGAGTTTCACTCGTTTCCCTGGATTTCGGGGTTTTTCCCAGCCAATCCTGTCTAAGTCATTGTAGAAAAAGAAAGAATTTAATCTAAATGCCTCTTGACTAACCCACCGTTGAAAACTATAGTGGTACAAAAGTGCTATAAAGTGGTTTAAAAGGGAATTTTTTGGAAATTTGAGGCGTATCTTGTTTCGAGGCATTAGTTCAATCAGTTTGGATGCGAAAGGGCGCGTTGCGATTCCTACTCGGTACCGGGAGGAGTTACAAGAGTGCTGTGACCGCCAAATGGTTGTGACTGTCGCCGTCGACGACAAATGCATAGGCGAGCCGGGCTGCCTGTGGCTGTACCCGCTTCCCGAGTGGGAAAAACTCGAACAAACCATCAGCAAGCTGCCGACACTTAACAAGATGGCCGGCAAATTGCGCCGATTTGTGATTGGCAACGCTTCCGAATGTGAAATGGATACTCAGGGCCGCTTGTTGCTGCCGGAAAAGCTCAGAGAGTTTGCCGGCATGGAGAAACATATTGTTTTGGTCGGTCAACTGAACAAGTTCGAGATCTGGAACGACGAAGCCTGGAAGGCCAAGGAACAGGAGTGGATGGACGGCAACGACACCGAGGGCCTTGAAGAACTCGGCTCCTTGTCGTTCTGACCGGGATGTCCGGCCACCAGACTGTTTTATACGAAGAAGCCCTGCGGGAACTCCGGATAAAACCTAATGGCGTCTACCTGGACTGCACCTTCGGGAGAGGCGGCCACAGCCGCGGTATCTTGACCCGGCTTGGCGAATCCGGCCGACTATTGGCCACGGACCGCGATTACGATGCGATTGTTAGCGCGACCGCCGACGAACTGAAAGCGGATCCGCGCTTCAGCCTTCATCACGCTTGCTTCTCGGAGCTGGCTGCCGTGGCGGAGCAATCGGGCTGTCACGGCAAATTGGACGGCATCTTGATGGATTTGGGCGTTTCTTCGCCGCAACTGGATAAGGCCGAACGCGGTTTCAGTTTTCTCCGCGACGGCCCGTTGGACATGCGCATGGACTCGCAACGCGGCCCGACGGCCGCCGAATATCTGGCCAAGGTAGAAGAATCGGAACTGGCAAGAATTTTTTTCGAATACGGCGAAGAACGCTATTCGCGCAGAATAGCCAAGGCCATTGTCACCCAGCGGCAATCGCACCCGCTGACGACGACAGCGCAATTGGCCAAACTAATCGAAGACAACGTGCCGTTCCGAGACAAACACAAACACCCGGCCACACGCTGTTTCCAGGCCATCAGGATAGAAATCAATCAGGAATTGGAACAGTTACGCACCGCCCTGCGGCTGGCGTTGGAGGCGTTGGCGCCTGAGGGGCGATTAGTCGTGATTTCGTTTCATTCGCTGGAAGACCGCATTGTGAAGAACTTTATCCGCGACGAGGCCGGCGCGAAGCACGACCCAGGCAAATTACCGGTCCGGGAGCGCGATATTGAGCAAGGCCGACTGCGCAAAATCGGCAAGGCGATCCGCGCCCAGTACGACGAATTGCAAGCCAACGCCCGCGCGCGTAGTGCGGTAATGCGCGTGGCGGAGAAACGCTGATGGCTATCGCTCGAAATATTTTCCTGACGGCGTTAGTGGCGATGTTGCTGATCTCGGCGATTGCAGTGATCTACAGCAAGTACGAATCGCGACTGTTATTCATGGAAATTCAGAAAAAGGAAAAGGAACTTGACGATTACGAAGTGGAATGGGGTCGCTTGCAACTGGAATTGACCACCTTGACCGAGGAAAACCGAGTGGAGATCGCGGCCCGGCAAAGGCTGATGTTGACGTTGCCAGCGCAGGACAAAATCATCTACATAAAACCGTAAATGCGTATTACCACGGGGGCGGTCGGGTTGCCGCAAAGTTCAGATTTTGTGATTCGACGCCGCATGTTGTTGACGTTGATGCTGGTGGCGATGTCGGCCTTGATCGGTCGTGCCGTGTATTTGCAGGTGCTGGACAAGGAGTTCCTGCAAGACAAGGGCGACATGCAGCACATCGACATCGTACCGGTGCCGGCCTATCGCGGCCAAATTCAGGATCGAAACGGCGAACCGCTGGCGATCAGCACGCCGGTGCAATCGATCTGGGTGAATCCGCGACAATTGAAAGACGCCGAACAGGACAAGCTGACGCCGATGGCGAAAATCCTCGGCTATCCGGAAAAGGAATTACGGGCGCAGTTAAAAAAAGAGAAAGACGCCAACAAACGCTTTTTGTATCTCCGCCGGCAGATCAATCCGGATGTGGCTGAAAAAGTCAAGGAACTCGATATTACCGGCGTGTATTTCGAGCGCGAGTTCAAGCGCTATTATCCGGCCGGCGCGGTTTCGGGGCATTTGTTGGGATTCACCAACATTGACGATGTCGGCCAGGAAGGCATGGAGCACGGCTACGAACATATCTTGCGCGGCCAGCCCGGCAAAAAACGGGTGATTAAGGACGGCAAGGGCCAAATTATCAAGGATGTCGAAAATATCGAAGAAGCGGTACCCGGCCGGGATTTGGTCCTGACCATAGACGAGCGCATCCAGTATCTGGCATATCGGGAATTGCAAAACGCCATGCTTCAAAACAAGGCGCATTCGGCCTCGCTGGTCGTGTTGGACGCCAAAAACGGCGACGTGCTGGCCACGGTCAGCCAACCGGCGTTCAACCCGAACAACCGTAAGGAACTGAGCAGCAACCGTTATCGCAACCGGGCGATGGTAGACAGTTTCGAGCCCGGCTCGACGGTCAAGCCTTTCGTCGTCGCGGCGGCTTTGGACGGCGGCTATATCAGCCCGAACGTGATGATAGAAACCCACGGTGCCTATCACCTGGGCCG harbors:
- the secB gene encoding protein-export chaperone SecB; the protein is MAEINAQTDKQFVIQKIYTKDISFETPNAPKIFTQKWEPTLDLNLGTHVNAIDTSVYEVSLTLTVTVKVGEATAFLVEVNQSGIFMIAGFTDQEMGPMLGSFCPNILFPYAREVISDLVSKGGFPQLILAPVNFDALYMQQLQQAQAQQAPEDKTLN
- a CDS encoding peptidoglycan DD-metalloendopeptidase family protein gives rise to the protein MRVCLRLSILLAGLSLAIPVRAENTDSRDLAEIHDKIQHVGGDVRELEAEKSRLLDQLQTLERQYGEAANALRTIRVEIKAHEQSLQEIRTKLADTQRDLRSQEKGLAGLIRAVYAMGGDSKGLQVVLNQRDPALSGRMRVYSDYIGKARLQKLHAIAEDSRILGQLEARNDTESQLLRVSLEKKQEEAETMRTLKVQREQLLASLEKEHAEKRHLLDRLIGDEKKLQALVASLQKTDDNAERVAPPAPEPPAPSPLKQPGKPPEQIRSVKEPEAGRQPFPELQGRLPWPVQGAVVEHFGSRRYETTWDGVVISAPEGAEIRAITAGRVVYADWLRGYGLMIIIDHGHGYLSLYAFNQSLHKSVGDHVKSGEVLASVGRSGGRSQAALYFGIRKQGRPVDPAQWCRKPAKG
- the rsmH gene encoding 16S rRNA (cytosine(1402)-N(4))-methyltransferase RsmH gives rise to the protein MSGHQTVLYEEALRELRIKPNGVYLDCTFGRGGHSRGILTRLGESGRLLATDRDYDAIVSATADELKADPRFSLHHACFSELAAVAEQSGCHGKLDGILMDLGVSSPQLDKAERGFSFLRDGPLDMRMDSQRGPTAAEYLAKVEESELARIFFEYGEERYSRRIAKAIVTQRQSHPLTTTAQLAKLIEDNVPFRDKHKHPATRCFQAIRIEINQELEQLRTALRLALEALAPEGRLVVISFHSLEDRIVKNFIRDEAGAKHDPGKLPVRERDIEQGRLRKIGKAIRAQYDELQANARARSAVMRVAEKR
- the ftsL gene encoding cell division protein FtsL, coding for MAIARNIFLTALVAMLLISAIAVIYSKYESRLLFMEIQKKEKELDDYEVEWGRLQLELTTLTEENRVEIAARQRLMLTLPAQDKIIYIKP
- a CDS encoding metalloregulator ArsR/SmtB family transcription factor, giving the protein MEEIDHSNSYDDQDISRAACCLKAMSHPLRLKILCVLGSNSISVQDIVEQVGTSQSNISQHLAILRDKGILDYKKEANRVYYFIDDERVIHLIQMMRSVFCST
- a CDS encoding NAD(P)H-dependent glycerol-3-phosphate dehydrogenase; protein product: MPPAISIFGAGSWGTALAIQAARNGSATMLWAHNPRHVADLNTDRQNRRYLPDKPFPANLAVTSNLKQAVEFSDILLISVPSHAFRDTLTAIKPMLDESPKIAWATKGFDGAEGALLSDVAADVLGHGAATAVLSGPTFAREVADDLPTALTVASISEPFAAELAGILHNQRFRVYTSTDIVGVQVGGACKNVLAIAAGIADGLGFGANTRSALITRGLSEIIRLGIRLGGQPDTFMGLAGLGDLILTCTDDQSRNRRFGLALGQGKSQSQALADINQAVEGISAARLTQTLAQKHLVEMPITEQVYNVLFNQLAPLQAVQNLLGRNPKSEY
- a CDS encoding rhodanese-like domain-containing protein — translated: MDQYIEFATNHYLLAFSLVCVIFLLIQDLISNSFNKFESISPLIAVTKMDNTNSVVVDVRELNEFGKSHIENAINIPLGKLEEKLASLEKHKQHPVIVTCQTGARSAAACKTLTKAGFEQVFNMTGGMQSWEDYKLPVKISKTQS
- the mraZ gene encoding division/cell wall cluster transcriptional repressor MraZ encodes the protein MFRGISSISLDAKGRVAIPTRYREELQECCDRQMVVTVAVDDKCIGEPGCLWLYPLPEWEKLEQTISKLPTLNKMAGKLRRFVIGNASECEMDTQGRLLLPEKLREFAGMEKHIVLVGQLNKFEIWNDEAWKAKEQEWMDGNDTEGLEELGSLSF